Proteins encoded by one window of Grus americana isolate bGruAme1 chromosome 7, bGruAme1.mat, whole genome shotgun sequence:
- the ADO gene encoding 2-aminoethanethiol dioxygenase yields MPRDNMASLIQRVARQARITFRSPAGPAFGENLHRLQQLLDEVRAEDLHLAPRGPSAAAAAAGGGFPWTGVVPPVSYMHICETESFSMGVFLLRSGACIPLHDHPGMNGMLKVLYGTLRIACMDTLPPAAAASPPPAAAAGGPCHRALFRSRQHYTPASPPCLLSPHTDNLHQIDAVDGPAAFLDILAPPYDPQHGRDCHYYRLLEGSPAGAEPPGLPREVWLMETPQAADFWCGGEPYPGPRVCL; encoded by the coding sequence ATGCCCCGGGACAACATGGCCTCCCTGATCCAGCGGGTGGCGCGGCAGGCGCGGATTACTTTCCGCagcccggcggggccggccTTCGGGGAGAACCTGCAccggctgcagcagctgctggacgAGGTGCGCGCCGAGGACTTGCATTTGGCACCGCGGGGGCCGtcggcagcagcggcggcggcgggcggggggttCCCGTGGACCGGCGTGGTGCCGCCCGTCAGCTACATGCACATCTGCGAGACGGAGAGCTTCAGCATGGGCGTGTTCCTGCTGCGGAGCGGCGCCTGCATCCCGCTGCACGACCACCCGGGCATGAACGGCATGCTGAAGGTGCTCTACGGCACGCTGCGCATCGCCTGCATGGACAcgctgccccccgccgccgccgcctccccgccgcccgccgctgccgccggcggGCCCTGCCACCGCGCCCTGTTCCGCTCCCGCCAGCATTACACGCCGGCCTCCCCGCCCTGCCTGCTCTCGCCGCACACCGACAACCTTCACCAGATCGACGCCGTGGACGGGCCCGCCGCCTTCCTCGACATCCTGGCGCCGCCCTACGACCCCCAGCACGGCCGGGACTGCCACTACTATCGCCTGCTGGAGGGGTCGCCGGCGGGCGCCGAGCCGCCCGGGCTGCCGCGGGAGGTGTGGCTGATGGAGACCCCGCAGGCCGCCGACTTCTGGTGCGGGGGCGAGCCCTACCCCGGGCCCCGCGTCTGCCTCTGA